One stretch of Armigeres subalbatus isolate Guangzhou_Male chromosome 2, GZ_Asu_2, whole genome shotgun sequence DNA includes these proteins:
- the LOC134215094 gene encoding THAP domain-containing protein 2-like isoform X2, with product MGKICAAVGCNQKAPGSLFRFPHDPVRREKWLVLCDEDLRARERKVSQFQHRRLCWKHFEPWCFVDADNPSKGTKLSRLDYITMALYVFYQKF from the exons ATGGGGAAAATATGTGCGGCAGTTGGATGCAACCAGAAAGCACCAGGCTCATTATTTAGGTTTCCGCATGATCCTGTGAG gaGGGAAAAATGGCTTGTTCTATGTGACGAAGATCTACGAGCAAGAGAGCGAAAAGTCAGTCAGTTCCAGCATCGAAGATTATGCTGGAAGCACTTCGAACCTTGGTGTTTCGTAGATGCTGATAACCCTTCCAAAGG GACAAAACTTAGTCGTTTGGATTACATCACTATGGCTCTCTACGTCTTTTACCAAAAGTTCTAG
- the LOC134215094 gene encoding THAP domain-containing protein 2-like isoform X1 yields MGKICAAVGCNQKAPGSLFRFPHDPVRREKWLVLCDEDLRARERKVSQFQHRRLCWKHFEPWCFVDADNPSKGLIRTAVPREVEVIEQTKSVHFDDMFDVDYLEGDWEHVQEHINNPYDITG; encoded by the exons ATGGGGAAAATATGTGCGGCAGTTGGATGCAACCAGAAAGCACCAGGCTCATTATTTAGGTTTCCGCATGATCCTGTGAG gaGGGAAAAATGGCTTGTTCTATGTGACGAAGATCTACGAGCAAGAGAGCGAAAAGTCAGTCAGTTCCAGCATCGAAGATTATGCTGGAAGCACTTCGAACCTTGGTGTTTCGTAGATGCTGATAACCCTTCCAAAGG CTTAATCAGAACTGCTGTACCAAGAGAGGTAGAAGTCATTGAGCAAACTAAATCGGTGCATTTTGATGATATGTTTGATGTCGATTATTTAGAAGGCGACTGGGAACATGTTCAAGAACACATCAATAACCCGTATGATATCACAGGTTAG